One window of Parambassis ranga chromosome 3, fParRan2.1, whole genome shotgun sequence genomic DNA carries:
- the il17a/f1 gene encoding interleukin 17a/f1: MLSATNSRVTAACAVAMMMMMMMMMTGAAAMPKAAKPHRQSSDGAAVETVPLQLDPNSLVPTRNMRPLENASISPWAYNVSSDDSMFPPVLSEARCLLRGCLNSKGQEDLNLESRPIMHQVLMLRRVRSVGAGHGYHYRLESRLVAVGCTCVRPRVQLQQ; the protein is encoded by the exons ATGTTGTCAGCAACTAACTCCAGAGTGACG gctGCCTGTGCTGTggccatgatgatgatgatgatgatgatgatgacaggaGCAGCAGCCATGCCGAAAGCTGCAAAGCCACACCGGCAGTCCTCTGACGGTGCAGCGGTAGAAACGGTCCCCCTGCAGCTGGACCCCAACTCTTTGGTTCCCACCAGAAACATGCGTCCGCTGGAGAACGCCTCCATCTCCCCGTGGGCCTACAA CGTGTCCAGCGATGACTCTATGTTCCCCCCGGTGCTGTCCGAGGCTCGCTGTTTGCTGCGGGGCTGTTTGAACTCGAAGGGCCAGGAGGACCTGAACCTGGAGTCCAGACCCATCATGCACCAGGTGCTGATGCTGCGGCGGGTCCGGTCGGTGGGGGCGGGGCACGGCTACCACTATCGCCTGGAGTCCCGCCTCGTCGCGGTGGGCTGCACCTGCGTCCGACCCAGggtccagctgcagcagtga
- the LOC114433132 gene encoding stathmin-4-like — MLLSCRAQSGATVAAGNRLYLTNVSLTDRSSSSSSSSSSSSMTLAAYREKMRELPLVSLFCSCILPQPREPPAEKKEAAGVVDLNLCNIRDMEVIELSKRASGQAFEVILKPPTFDGGPELRATTPPRQKPSLEEIQKKLDAAQERRKCQEAELLKHLAERREHEREVAQKALTKERQEHRADANKELRLMSLNASQEEDKHSVEVRMGRSRRDSG, encoded by the exons gaacaGACTCTACCTCACCAACGTGTCTTTGACtgaccgcagcagcagcagcagcagcagcagcagcagcagcagcatgacgCTGGCAG CCTACAGAGAGAAGATGCGAGAGCTCCCCCTGGTGTCCCTCTTCTGTTCCTGCATCCTCCCTCAACCCAGGGAGCCTCcagcagagaagaaagaag CTGCCGGCGTGGTGGACTTGAACCTGTGCAACATCCGGGACATGGAGGTGATTGAGCTGAGCAAGCGAGCGAGCGGCCAGGCCTTTGAGGTCATCCTGAAGCCACCCACCTTTGACGGAGGCCCCGAGCTCAGGGCCACCACACCGCCTCGCCAGAAGCCATCGCTGGAGGAGATCCAGAAGAAACTGGACGCCgctcaggagaggaggaag TGTCAGGAGGCGGAGCTGCTGAAGCACCTGGCTGAACGGAGGGAACACGAGCGGGAAGTCGCTCAGAAAGCTTTGACCAAAGAGCGGCAGGAGCACCGCGCCGACGCCAACAAGGAGCTGCGGCTGATGTCCCTGAACGCCTCgcaggaggag GACAAGCACAGTGTGGAGGTGAGGATGGGCAGGAGCAGGAGGGATTCTGGGTAG